A window from Chiroxiphia lanceolata isolate bChiLan1 chromosome 3, bChiLan1.pri, whole genome shotgun sequence encodes these proteins:
- the IFNGR1 gene encoding interferon gamma receptor 1 isoform X3, which translates to MRVPPLLLALTALLAARRSAASRGEQPPAVPSPTEIVVRSENFKTLLHWQYPPVSETPHFIVEIKPYNLFYSFGDYKNISTCVNTSAHFCDLSGEICEPYSSHWLRLKAIIGSQQSEYVETNEFILQRHGKIGPPKLNLSRHGDKIVVDIYHLLFPHSCIEDIYLKLEYLVTFRKSENEIEEFYADNCTVDKCSLNIAVPAEGSTYCVSAKGIFEELMIGTPSEESCILVPVKQTLSVLCIIIVCVIGSLSVIVMVYCGCKRLRKKNIKLPKSLVSVMRNLNKDTLLIRPKSEGRYISVISFMSGQSALPVNGEVTLLEIEPEEETVSPKNSSEGESSVPTPEAPAKAEEESVRETTEELN; encoded by the exons TGCCTTCACCAACAGAGATTGTAGTAAGatctgaaaatttcaaaactcTTTTGCATTGGCAGTATCCACCTGTGTCTGAAACTCCTCATTTTATTGTGGAAATCAAGCCTTACAA TCTGTTTTACAGTTTTGGTGACTATAAAAACATCTCAACTTGTGTGAACACTTCAGCTCATTTTTGTGATCTCTCAGGGGAGATATGTGAGCCTTATTCATCTCACTGGCTTCGACTTAAAGCTATTATTGGGTCACAACAGTCTGAATATGTTGAGacaaatgaatttattttgcaaaggcATG GAAAAATAGGACCACCAAAACTGAATCTCTCAAGGCATGGTGATAAAATCGTGGTTGATATTTACCATCTTTTATTCCCTCATTCTTGTATTGAAGACATTTATTTAAAGCTCGAGTACCTGGTGACTTTTCGGAAGAGTGAAAATGAG ATTGAAGAGTTCTATGCAGACAATTGTACAGTGGATAAATGTAGCCTCAACATTGCAGTTCCTGCTGAAGGTTCTACTTACTGTGTTTCAGCAAAGGGAATTTTTGAAGAACTGATGATTGGCACCCCATCAGAGGAAAGCTGCATTCTTGTTCCTGTCAAGCAGACATTGA GTGTACTATGTATCATCATTGTGTGTGTTATTGGGAGCCTGAGCGTAATCGTGATGGTATATTGTGGCTGCAAGAGACTaaggaaaaagaacataaaGCTGCCTAAATCTTTG gtCAGTGTGATGAGAAACCTAAATAAAGACACCTTACTTATAAGGCCAAAATCGGAGGGAAGGTATATATCTGTAATAAGCTTCATGTCAGGCCAGTCAGCATTGCCAGTGAATGGTGAAGTAACCTTGCTGGAGATAGAGCCAGAAGAAGAAACTGTTAGTCCTAAGAATTCCAGCGAAGGAGAATCTTCTGTTCCTACCCCAGAGGCACCAGCCAAAGCAGAAGAGGAGTCTGTGCGGGAAACCACAGAGGAG
- the IFNGR1 gene encoding interferon gamma receptor 1 isoform X1: MRVPPLLLALTALLAARRSAASRGEQPPAVPSPTEIVVRSENFKTLLHWQYPPVSETPHFIVEIKPYNLFYSFGDYKNISTCVNTSAHFCDLSGEICEPYSSHWLRLKAIIGSQQSEYVETNEFILQRHGKIGPPKLNLSRHGDKIVVDIYHLLFPHSCIEDIYLKLEYLVTFRKSENEIEEFYADNCTVDKCSLNIAVPAEGSTYCVSAKGIFEELMIGTPSEESCILVPVKQTLSVLCIIIVCVIGSLSVIVMVYCGCKRLRKKNIKLPKSLVSVMRNLNKDTLLIRPKSEGRYISVISFMSGQSALPVNGEVTLLEIEPEEETVSPKNSSEGESSVPTPEAPAKAEEESVRETTEEVSFDADEQNYKVKESYFISDSSQMDICSNSSGTEVSPTETEQKVIPSSCFKFSGYDKPHVPLDMLMIDVGEEQPVNTYRPTE, from the exons TGCCTTCACCAACAGAGATTGTAGTAAGatctgaaaatttcaaaactcTTTTGCATTGGCAGTATCCACCTGTGTCTGAAACTCCTCATTTTATTGTGGAAATCAAGCCTTACAA TCTGTTTTACAGTTTTGGTGACTATAAAAACATCTCAACTTGTGTGAACACTTCAGCTCATTTTTGTGATCTCTCAGGGGAGATATGTGAGCCTTATTCATCTCACTGGCTTCGACTTAAAGCTATTATTGGGTCACAACAGTCTGAATATGTTGAGacaaatgaatttattttgcaaaggcATG GAAAAATAGGACCACCAAAACTGAATCTCTCAAGGCATGGTGATAAAATCGTGGTTGATATTTACCATCTTTTATTCCCTCATTCTTGTATTGAAGACATTTATTTAAAGCTCGAGTACCTGGTGACTTTTCGGAAGAGTGAAAATGAG ATTGAAGAGTTCTATGCAGACAATTGTACAGTGGATAAATGTAGCCTCAACATTGCAGTTCCTGCTGAAGGTTCTACTTACTGTGTTTCAGCAAAGGGAATTTTTGAAGAACTGATGATTGGCACCCCATCAGAGGAAAGCTGCATTCTTGTTCCTGTCAAGCAGACATTGA GTGTACTATGTATCATCATTGTGTGTGTTATTGGGAGCCTGAGCGTAATCGTGATGGTATATTGTGGCTGCAAGAGACTaaggaaaaagaacataaaGCTGCCTAAATCTTTG gtCAGTGTGATGAGAAACCTAAATAAAGACACCTTACTTATAAGGCCAAAATCGGAGGGAAGGTATATATCTGTAATAAGCTTCATGTCAGGCCAGTCAGCATTGCCAGTGAATGGTGAAGTAACCTTGCTGGAGATAGAGCCAGAAGAAGAAACTGTTAGTCCTAAGAATTCCAGCGAAGGAGAATCTTCTGTTCCTACCCCAGAGGCACCAGCCAAAGCAGAAGAGGAGTCTGTGCGGGAAACCACAGAGGAGGTATCTTTTGATGCTGATGAACAGAATTACAAAGTAAAAGAGAGCTATTTCATTTCTGACAGTAGCCAAATGGATATATGCAGTAACTCTTCAGGTACAGAGGTTTCTCCCACAGAAACGGAGCAAAAAGTCATTCCAAGCAGCTGTTTCAAGTTTTCTGGCTATGACAAGCCTCATGTTCCATTAGATATGTTGATGATAGATGTTGGTGAAGAACAGCCTGTGAATACTTACAGGCCAACTGAGTAA
- the IFNGR1 gene encoding interferon gamma receptor 1 isoform X2 — translation MRVPPLLLALTALLAARRSAASRGEQPPAVPSPTEIVVRSENFKTLLHWQYPPVSETPHFIVEIKPYNFGDYKNISTCVNTSAHFCDLSGEICEPYSSHWLRLKAIIGSQQSEYVETNEFILQRHGKIGPPKLNLSRHGDKIVVDIYHLLFPHSCIEDIYLKLEYLVTFRKSENEIEEFYADNCTVDKCSLNIAVPAEGSTYCVSAKGIFEELMIGTPSEESCILVPVKQTLSVLCIIIVCVIGSLSVIVMVYCGCKRLRKKNIKLPKSLVSVMRNLNKDTLLIRPKSEGRYISVISFMSGQSALPVNGEVTLLEIEPEEETVSPKNSSEGESSVPTPEAPAKAEEESVRETTEEVSFDADEQNYKVKESYFISDSSQMDICSNSSGTEVSPTETEQKVIPSSCFKFSGYDKPHVPLDMLMIDVGEEQPVNTYRPTE, via the exons TGCCTTCACCAACAGAGATTGTAGTAAGatctgaaaatttcaaaactcTTTTGCATTGGCAGTATCCACCTGTGTCTGAAACTCCTCATTTTATTGTGGAAATCAAGCCTTACAA TTTTGGTGACTATAAAAACATCTCAACTTGTGTGAACACTTCAGCTCATTTTTGTGATCTCTCAGGGGAGATATGTGAGCCTTATTCATCTCACTGGCTTCGACTTAAAGCTATTATTGGGTCACAACAGTCTGAATATGTTGAGacaaatgaatttattttgcaaaggcATG GAAAAATAGGACCACCAAAACTGAATCTCTCAAGGCATGGTGATAAAATCGTGGTTGATATTTACCATCTTTTATTCCCTCATTCTTGTATTGAAGACATTTATTTAAAGCTCGAGTACCTGGTGACTTTTCGGAAGAGTGAAAATGAG ATTGAAGAGTTCTATGCAGACAATTGTACAGTGGATAAATGTAGCCTCAACATTGCAGTTCCTGCTGAAGGTTCTACTTACTGTGTTTCAGCAAAGGGAATTTTTGAAGAACTGATGATTGGCACCCCATCAGAGGAAAGCTGCATTCTTGTTCCTGTCAAGCAGACATTGA GTGTACTATGTATCATCATTGTGTGTGTTATTGGGAGCCTGAGCGTAATCGTGATGGTATATTGTGGCTGCAAGAGACTaaggaaaaagaacataaaGCTGCCTAAATCTTTG gtCAGTGTGATGAGAAACCTAAATAAAGACACCTTACTTATAAGGCCAAAATCGGAGGGAAGGTATATATCTGTAATAAGCTTCATGTCAGGCCAGTCAGCATTGCCAGTGAATGGTGAAGTAACCTTGCTGGAGATAGAGCCAGAAGAAGAAACTGTTAGTCCTAAGAATTCCAGCGAAGGAGAATCTTCTGTTCCTACCCCAGAGGCACCAGCCAAAGCAGAAGAGGAGTCTGTGCGGGAAACCACAGAGGAGGTATCTTTTGATGCTGATGAACAGAATTACAAAGTAAAAGAGAGCTATTTCATTTCTGACAGTAGCCAAATGGATATATGCAGTAACTCTTCAGGTACAGAGGTTTCTCCCACAGAAACGGAGCAAAAAGTCATTCCAAGCAGCTGTTTCAAGTTTTCTGGCTATGACAAGCCTCATGTTCCATTAGATATGTTGATGATAGATGTTGGTGAAGAACAGCCTGTGAATACTTACAGGCCAACTGAGTAA